One genomic region from Muriicola soli encodes:
- the hisIE gene encoding bifunctional phosphoribosyl-AMP cyclohydrolase/phosphoribosyl-ATP diphosphatase HisIE has product MKVNFDKDQDGLVPAIIQDVTTGSVLMLGYMNKEALDKTVESGKVTFYSRSKKRLWTKGEESGNFLHVEDIRPDCDNDTLLIKVLPQGPTCHKGTDTCWGTENKATYGFLSELENIIANRQNNARGDKSYVASLFESGINKIAQKVGEEAVEVVIEAKDTNDELFLNESADLLFHYLILLRAKGFDLHAVAEVLQKRH; this is encoded by the coding sequence ATGAAAGTGAATTTCGACAAGGATCAGGACGGCTTGGTACCGGCTATCATTCAGGATGTTACAACCGGAAGTGTATTGATGCTGGGGTATATGAACAAGGAGGCTTTGGATAAAACTGTAGAAAGCGGCAAGGTGACATTCTATAGCCGGAGCAAGAAACGTCTTTGGACAAAAGGGGAGGAGAGTGGCAATTTTCTTCATGTAGAAGACATCAGGCCCGATTGTGACAATGACACTTTGTTGATCAAAGTTTTGCCGCAGGGTCCAACCTGTCACAAAGGCACCGATACCTGCTGGGGAACAGAGAATAAGGCTACTTATGGCTTTCTTTCAGAGTTGGAGAACATTATTGCAAACCGGCAAAACAACGCTAGAGGAGATAAGAGTTATGTGGCATCCCTCTTCGAAAGCGGAATTAATAAGATCGCTCAAAAAGTAGGAGAGGAGGCGGTGGAAGTTGTGATCGAAGCAAAGGATACCAATGATGAATTATTTCTTAATGAAAGTGCAGATCTACTCTTTCATTATCTGATATTGCTGCGTGCCAAGGGATTTGATCTCCATGCTGTGGCAGAGGTTTTACAGAAAAGGCACTAG
- the hisF gene encoding imidazole glycerol phosphate synthase subunit HisF, with translation MLTKRIIPCLDIKNGRTVKGVNFVELRDAGDPVELAERYAVEGADELVFLDISATEEERKTLANLVRKVAERVNIPFTVGGGISSAADVSMLLKNGADKISINSSAVKNPQLIDDLVAKFGSQCIVVAIDAKQIDGAWKVHLVGGKVPTDIDLFKWAKEVEKRGAGEILFTSMNHDGTKNGFANKALAELSEAVNIPIIASGGAGNAEHFLDTFVDGKADAALAASVFHFKEIEIWELKAYLANNHIPVRQKVQAKY, from the coding sequence ATGCTGACTAAGAGGATAATACCCTGTCTTGATATAAAAAATGGACGTACCGTAAAAGGTGTGAACTTTGTAGAACTGCGCGATGCCGGTGATCCTGTTGAACTTGCTGAACGTTACGCTGTTGAAGGGGCAGACGAACTTGTCTTCCTCGATATTTCTGCTACAGAAGAAGAACGCAAGACCCTGGCCAATTTGGTGCGTAAGGTAGCCGAAAGAGTGAATATCCCCTTTACGGTAGGCGGTGGCATATCTTCAGCTGCTGATGTAAGTATGTTGTTGAAGAACGGTGCGGATAAAATATCCATTAATTCGTCGGCTGTCAAAAACCCCCAACTGATCGATGATTTGGTAGCCAAATTCGGCTCGCAATGCATCGTTGTTGCCATAGATGCCAAACAAATTGACGGAGCTTGGAAAGTGCATCTGGTAGGGGGAAAAGTACCAACAGACATTGATCTGTTTAAATGGGCAAAAGAAGTAGAAAAACGCGGGGCAGGTGAGATCCTTTTCACCTCAATGAACCATGACGGCACTAAAAATGGATTCGCAAATAAGGCCTTGGCTGAATTGTCAGAAGCTGTAAACATTCCTATAATTGCTTCAGGTGGAGCAGGAAACGCAGAGCATTTTCTGGATACATTTGTAGATGGGAAAGCCGATGCTGCTCTGGCTGCAAGTGTTTTCCATTTTAAAGAAATAGAGATTTGGGAGTTAAAGGCCTACCTCGCAAATAATCACATACCTGTACGTCAAAAAGTTCAGGCAAAATATTAA
- a CDS encoding DinB family protein, with product MSSTESLLCNEIKKNTIFRMEESLRMVHLSLKEVDDAEIWRRPNEASNSIGNILVHLCGNITQYILSGLDGQEDLRQRDAEFSIRQGVNKNELLSNLSDLIQQVKSVVNGLSPEQLTTVYKVQGFDLSGFGVLLHVVEHFSYHTGQIAFWVKCLKDKDLEFYSGIDLNAKNEK from the coding sequence ATGAGCTCAACGGAATCGCTTTTGTGCAATGAAATAAAGAAGAATACCATTTTCAGGATGGAAGAAAGCCTGCGGATGGTTCATTTGAGCCTGAAAGAAGTTGACGATGCTGAAATATGGCGGAGGCCCAATGAAGCTTCTAACAGTATTGGAAATATTCTGGTGCACCTATGTGGGAATATCACACAGTATATTTTATCAGGATTAGACGGGCAGGAAGATTTGCGGCAACGCGATGCGGAATTCTCCATCCGCCAAGGCGTAAATAAAAATGAACTTTTGAGTAATTTAAGCGATTTGATTCAGCAGGTAAAAAGTGTTGTCAATGGCTTATCACCAGAGCAGTTGACCACAGTTTACAAGGTGCAGGGTTTTGACCTTAGCGGTTTTGGTGTTCTATTGCACGTGGTGGAACACTTCTCCTATCACACCGGGCAAATAGCTTTTTGGGTGAAGTGCCTAAAGGATAAGGACCTTGAATTCTACTCGGGAATCGACCTGAACGCAAAAAATGAAAAATAA
- the hisA gene encoding 1-(5-phosphoribosyl)-5-[(5-phosphoribosylamino)methylideneamino]imidazole-4-carboxamide isomerase — MRIIPAIDIIEGKCVRLSKGDYSTQKMYNENPLEVAKSFEAHGITHLHLVDLDGAKSQHIVNYKVLEELASKTSLHIDFGGGLKSDEDLKISFNSGAQQITGGSIAVKDRPTFLKWLKRYGAEKIILGADAMNEKIAVSGWQEGSDIELVPFIREYRQRGIKYVICTDINKDGMLQGPSVDLYQKILEDKANEETAIDSNRISEAGSNDLSLIASGGVTTMDDIVTLRDLGCEGAILGKAIYENKINLKELEAFILNI, encoded by the coding sequence ATGAGGATTATCCCGGCAATAGATATTATCGAAGGTAAGTGCGTTCGCCTGTCAAAAGGGGATTACAGCACTCAAAAGATGTACAACGAGAATCCTTTGGAAGTTGCTAAGTCCTTTGAAGCGCACGGTATCACGCACCTTCATTTGGTTGATCTCGACGGGGCCAAATCGCAGCACATCGTCAATTACAAAGTCCTTGAAGAATTAGCATCAAAAACCTCCTTGCATATCGATTTTGGAGGCGGACTCAAATCTGATGAGGATCTGAAAATATCCTTTAATTCAGGGGCCCAACAAATTACCGGAGGGAGTATTGCCGTAAAAGACCGCCCTACTTTTCTCAAATGGCTGAAGCGTTACGGAGCTGAAAAAATTATTTTGGGAGCAGACGCCATGAATGAAAAAATTGCGGTATCTGGCTGGCAGGAAGGTTCAGATATTGAATTAGTTCCTTTTATCAGGGAGTACAGGCAGCGGGGAATCAAATATGTAATTTGTACTGACATTAACAAGGACGGGATGTTGCAGGGTCCATCGGTAGACTTGTACCAAAAAATACTCGAGGATAAGGCAAATGAAGAAACGGCAATCGATTCAAATCGTATTTCAGAGGCCGGGAGTAATGATCTCAGTCTAATAGCCAGTGGTGGAGTAACAACTATGGATGACATAGTTACCTTGCGGGACCTGGGTTGCGAAGGCGCGATTCTGGGAAAGGCTATCTATGAGAACAAGATCAATCTAAAGGAATTGGAAGCTTTTATCTTAAACATATGA
- the hisH gene encoding imidazole glycerol phosphate synthase subunit HisH, whose translation MNIVIIDYGAGNIQSIQFALERLGYSALLSDDPDVIKSADKVIFPGVGEASSAMNKLVESNLDKVIPLLKQPVLGICLGMQLMCAYSEEGETRGMGIFDVDVVKFSKKVKVPQIGWNQIRELKSPLFNGIMEKEYIYLVHSYYAPLSEHTIAITDYELPYSSAMRKDNFWGVQFHPEKSSGTGEQILKNFINL comes from the coding sequence ATGAATATCGTTATAATCGATTACGGTGCCGGTAATATCCAGAGTATCCAGTTTGCACTGGAACGCTTAGGATATTCTGCGCTTCTCTCTGATGATCCCGATGTGATCAAAAGTGCGGATAAGGTAATTTTCCCCGGAGTGGGGGAAGCCAGCAGTGCCATGAATAAATTGGTAGAAAGCAACTTGGATAAGGTCATTCCCCTATTAAAACAACCTGTTTTGGGGATTTGTCTCGGAATGCAACTGATGTGTGCCTACTCTGAAGAAGGGGAAACCAGGGGTATGGGGATATTCGATGTGGATGTAGTGAAGTTTTCGAAAAAGGTAAAAGTGCCGCAGATCGGTTGGAATCAAATACGGGAACTGAAATCTCCTCTTTTTAATGGAATAATGGAGAAAGAATATATTTACCTGGTGCACAGTTATTATGCCCCGCTGAGTGAACATACGATTGCAATTACGGATTATGAACTTCCTTATAGCAGTGCGATGAGAAAGGACAATTTCTGGGGGGTACAATTTCACCCGGAGAAAAGCAGTGGGACAGGAGAACAGATTTTAAAGAATTTTATCAACCTTTAA
- the hisB gene encoding bifunctional histidinol-phosphatase/imidazoleglycerol-phosphate dehydratase HisB — translation MKTSSRKKVLFIDRDGTLIREPADEQIDTFEKLEFYPGVFTYLGRIAREMSYELVMVTNQDGLGTEAFPETTFWPVQEFIMSTLEKEDIVFKNVFIDRTFPDQNADTRKPATGLLTEYFSEEYDLENSFVIGDRLTDVELAKNLGAKGIYINNQTALGTDEVTAEMEVLKACIALETNSWKEIYEFLKVEDRSVRHQRNTKETQIAISLNLDGKGDSNISTGLPFFDHMLDQIARHGQLDLEIKVNGDLEIDEHHTIEDTAIALGEVFNKALGSKLGIERYGFCLPMDDCLAQVAIDFGGRNWLVWEAEFKREMVGDMPTEMFMHFFKSFTDGAKANLNIKAEGTNEHHKIEAIFKAFAKAIKMAVKRDTEKMILPSTKGTL, via the coding sequence ATGAAAACCAGCTCAAGGAAAAAAGTGTTGTTTATCGATCGGGATGGAACCCTGATCAGGGAACCCGCTGACGAACAGATCGACACCTTTGAAAAATTGGAGTTTTACCCCGGTGTTTTTACTTATCTCGGGAGGATCGCAAGAGAAATGTCTTATGAACTGGTGATGGTGACCAATCAGGATGGCCTTGGTACAGAAGCCTTTCCCGAAACCACTTTTTGGCCGGTTCAGGAATTTATCATGTCTACCCTTGAAAAAGAAGACATTGTATTTAAAAATGTCTTTATTGACAGGACTTTCCCCGACCAAAATGCGGATACCCGAAAGCCTGCTACCGGACTTCTAACGGAATATTTTTCCGAAGAATACGACCTTGAAAATTCCTTTGTGATCGGGGATCGTCTCACCGATGTAGAACTGGCTAAAAACTTAGGGGCCAAGGGGATTTACATCAATAATCAAACAGCTTTGGGCACTGATGAAGTGACCGCAGAGATGGAAGTCCTAAAGGCCTGCATAGCCCTGGAAACCAATAGCTGGAAAGAAATATATGAATTTCTGAAAGTAGAAGATCGCTCTGTAAGGCACCAAAGAAATACAAAAGAAACTCAGATTGCCATCAGTTTAAATCTCGATGGGAAGGGAGACAGCAATATTTCTACCGGACTGCCTTTTTTTGATCACATGTTGGATCAGATCGCAAGGCACGGACAACTAGACCTAGAGATCAAGGTAAATGGTGATTTGGAAATAGATGAACACCATACCATAGAAGATACTGCCATTGCCCTGGGTGAAGTATTTAACAAGGCCCTGGGTTCAAAATTAGGAATTGAACGCTATGGATTCTGCCTCCCTATGGATGATTGCCTGGCTCAGGTAGCTATTGACTTTGGCGGTCGGAATTGGCTCGTCTGGGAAGCCGAATTTAAGAGGGAAATGGTTGGGGACATGCCTACCGAAATGTTCATGCACTTTTTTAAGTCCTTTACAGATGGGGCAAAAGCAAATCTAAACATAAAAGCAGAAGGAACTAACGAGCACCATAAAATTGAAGCGATTTTTAAGGCCTTTGCAAAAGCAATCAAAATGGCTGTTAAGAGAGATACTGAAAAAATGATTTTGCCTTCAACCAAAGGAACGCTTTAA
- the hisC gene encoding histidinol-phosphate transaminase, translated as MATESEITSFDLRSLVRANVWKMTPYSSARDEYVSDGSEKVFLDANENPFENGLNRYPDPRQRKLKSELSRRKGVKENQVLLGNGSDEILDLLFRAFCEPGQDKVITVPPTYGMYGVLAALNDVTDAKVEMKADFTLDLKAIYQAIDENTKLVFICSPNNPTGNNIPTEQIKELLLNFKGLVVIDEAYIDFSEQESWVHFLDIYPNLVVTQTFSKAYGMAGIRLGSCFASEAVITVLNKIKPPYNVNELTQAKAMERLGKYDLILQEIETLWAERSKLEAALAQLSFVIRVYKSDANFILAELDDADKRYQDLLNEGFIVRNRSNQPLCKNCLRFTIGTPSENDRLIAALNELK; from the coding sequence ATGGCTACAGAAAGTGAAATAACATCATTTGACCTCCGGAGTCTGGTAAGGGCAAACGTCTGGAAGATGACGCCGTATTCCTCGGCCAGGGACGAATATGTTTCTGATGGCTCTGAAAAAGTTTTCCTCGATGCCAATGAAAATCCCTTTGAAAATGGATTAAACCGATACCCCGATCCCAGACAGCGCAAATTGAAATCAGAATTGAGCAGGAGGAAGGGAGTTAAAGAAAACCAGGTCCTATTAGGAAACGGCAGTGATGAGATTTTAGACCTTCTCTTCCGTGCATTTTGCGAACCCGGACAGGATAAAGTGATCACAGTGCCGCCAACCTACGGCATGTATGGAGTTCTTGCCGCTTTAAATGATGTGACGGACGCAAAAGTGGAAATGAAAGCTGATTTCACACTAGATCTAAAGGCAATTTACCAGGCTATAGATGAAAACACCAAACTAGTTTTCATTTGTTCCCCGAATAATCCCACGGGAAATAACATTCCCACAGAACAAATCAAGGAGTTATTACTCAATTTTAAGGGTTTAGTTGTGATCGATGAGGCGTATATCGACTTCTCAGAACAAGAGAGCTGGGTACACTTTTTAGATATCTATCCCAACCTGGTGGTTACCCAGACTTTTTCTAAAGCCTATGGCATGGCGGGGATTAGGTTGGGATCTTGTTTTGCGTCTGAAGCGGTGATCACCGTTCTAAACAAAATAAAACCGCCTTATAACGTCAATGAGCTCACTCAGGCAAAGGCCATGGAACGTTTGGGAAAGTACGACCTTATTCTGCAAGAAATAGAAACACTGTGGGCTGAACGCTCTAAGTTGGAGGCAGCGCTTGCACAGCTTTCTTTCGTGATCCGGGTTTACAAGAGCGACGCAAATTTTATCCTTGCAGAGCTTGACGATGCTGACAAACGATACCAGGATTTATTAAATGAGGGATTTATCGTCAGAAACCGGTCTAATCAGCCGCTGTGTAAAAATTGCCTGCGATTTACCATTGGAACACCATCAGAAAACGACCGTTTAATTGCGGCATTAAATGAATTGAAATGA
- the hisD gene encoding histidinol dehydrogenase: MKKYFNPERADWESLLSRPTQTVDDIEQTVQTIFKAVREKGDMAVREYTAKFDGVSLDSTLVERQTLAAAAEALDDSLKKAIQKAYANIWKFHEAQKTKKVVVETSQGVQCWQEKKPIQKVGLYIPGGTAPLFSTILMLAIPAKLAGCSEIVMCSPPDKNGNLPNVVLYTAALCGITKVFKVGGIQAVAALTFGTQMIPKVFKIFGPGNQYVTVAKQLATRYGVSIDMPAGPSELLVMADETAVPEFIASDLLSQAEHGTDSQVIMVTTSEQLVEEVEREVWSQLEELPRKEIAKKAIANSKLIYVPTSEIAVALINEYGPEHYILCVRDEEYFLENTYNAGSVFIGNYTPESAGDYASGTNHTLPTNGYAKQYSGVNLDSFLKSITFQKISEKGLLDLGETIEIMAEAEGLQAHKNAVTLRLARIQKSIKADI, from the coding sequence ATGAAAAAGTATTTTAATCCGGAACGCGCCGATTGGGAAAGCTTGCTTTCTAGGCCAACTCAGACGGTTGATGATATAGAGCAAACGGTACAAACCATTTTCAAAGCCGTAAGGGAAAAGGGTGATATGGCTGTTAGGGAATACACTGCAAAGTTTGACGGAGTAAGCCTTGATTCAACTTTGGTTGAACGTCAGACGCTGGCCGCTGCCGCTGAAGCCCTTGACGATTCTTTGAAAAAAGCCATTCAAAAGGCCTATGCCAATATCTGGAAGTTTCACGAAGCCCAAAAAACCAAAAAGGTAGTCGTTGAAACTTCTCAGGGGGTTCAGTGCTGGCAAGAGAAAAAGCCAATCCAGAAAGTGGGTTTGTATATCCCCGGAGGGACGGCGCCCTTGTTTTCTACCATACTTATGCTGGCTATACCCGCAAAATTGGCAGGTTGCAGTGAAATCGTGATGTGTAGTCCGCCTGACAAAAACGGAAACCTTCCTAATGTTGTTCTGTATACAGCTGCGCTTTGCGGAATTACAAAGGTGTTTAAGGTAGGAGGGATACAGGCCGTAGCTGCACTTACTTTTGGTACTCAAATGATCCCAAAGGTATTTAAGATTTTCGGGCCGGGAAATCAATATGTCACGGTTGCCAAACAACTCGCCACCCGCTACGGTGTTTCCATAGACATGCCTGCCGGTCCTAGTGAACTTCTTGTTATGGCCGATGAAACCGCCGTTCCTGAATTTATTGCCTCCGATTTACTTAGTCAGGCAGAACACGGAACTGACAGTCAGGTAATCATGGTGACGACTTCTGAGCAATTAGTAGAGGAAGTTGAGCGAGAAGTGTGGTCTCAGCTAGAGGAACTGCCTCGGAAAGAAATAGCAAAAAAAGCAATCGCGAATAGTAAACTGATTTATGTTCCTACTTCAGAAATAGCCGTTGCTCTGATCAATGAATACGGCCCGGAACACTACATTCTCTGTGTAAGGGATGAGGAGTATTTTCTTGAGAACACTTATAATGCCGGATCTGTTTTTATAGGTAATTATACACCCGAAAGTGCGGGAGATTACGCTTCCGGCACAAATCATACCCTGCCAACGAACGGGTATGCCAAACAATACAGCGGTGTAAACCTCGATAGTTTTTTAAAGAGTATCACTTTTCAGAAAATCTCAGAAAAAGGGCTTTTAGATCTGGGTGAGACCATTGAGATTATGGCAGAAGCAGAGGGCCTGCAGGCTCATAAGAATGCGGTAACACTTCGCTTAGCGCGAATTCAAAAGTCGATTAAAGCTGATATTTAA
- the hisG gene encoding ATP phosphoribosyltransferase, protein MKLKIAIQKSGRLNEDSLNILKDCGISIDNGKDQLKASARNFPMEVFYLRNGDIPQYLRDGVVDVAIIGENVLVEKGEDLRIAEKLGFSKCRVSLAVPKSTKYKSIEDLQGKRIATSYPNTVESYLNKKGIKAELHIISGSVEIAPNIGLADAICDIVSSGSTLFKNNLKEVEKILTSEAVLAVSPKIGSEEEEVLAQLQFRIRAVLSARLSKYVLMNVPNDSIDKILTLLPGMRSPTVLPLAEEGWSSVHTVINKDKFWEVIDELRQAGAEGILVCPIEKMVI, encoded by the coding sequence ATGAAATTAAAAATCGCTATCCAGAAATCGGGGCGACTCAATGAAGATTCCCTGAACATCCTGAAGGATTGCGGGATCTCCATTGACAATGGGAAAGATCAGCTAAAGGCTTCGGCCAGAAACTTTCCCATGGAAGTATTTTACCTCCGTAATGGCGATATTCCCCAGTATTTGAGAGATGGGGTAGTTGATGTAGCCATCATAGGGGAGAACGTGTTGGTAGAAAAAGGGGAGGATCTTCGTATTGCCGAGAAGCTCGGTTTTTCAAAATGCCGCGTTTCGCTCGCCGTTCCTAAGTCGACCAAGTACAAATCCATTGAAGACCTTCAGGGAAAGAGAATCGCAACCTCTTATCCCAATACCGTAGAATCGTATTTAAATAAAAAGGGAATAAAAGCCGAATTGCATATTATTAGTGGATCGGTTGAAATTGCACCTAATATTGGCCTGGCTGATGCTATCTGTGATATCGTATCGAGCGGGAGTACACTTTTTAAAAACAACCTAAAGGAAGTAGAAAAAATCCTAACCAGCGAGGCGGTACTTGCCGTATCCCCAAAAATTGGTTCAGAAGAAGAGGAAGTGCTGGCCCAGCTGCAATTTCGAATTCGCGCAGTGCTTTCCGCCAGACTGTCAAAATACGTGCTTATGAATGTGCCCAATGACAGCATAGACAAAATCCTAACATTACTTCCGGGGATGCGCAGTCCAACCGTTTTGCCCCTGGCCGAAGAAGGATGGAGTTCTGTGCACACGGTGATCAACAAGGACAAATTCTGGGAGGTAATTGACGAATTAAGACAGGCCGGGGCCGAAGGAATTCTGGTTTGCCCTATCGAAAAAATGGTAATATAA
- a CDS encoding VWA domain-containing protein, with protein MQTATILGVLLAALLTLLLVLWQYFYKAKYKGRLRWVLATLRFISIFGLLILLLNPKISNVFLQSEKQNLIILIDDSQSMKTGDGTQQAMELSRGIMDDEALSERFTVRNYTFGRDLRSTDSLSFASAVTDISGALTSVDNIFGREESLAILITDGNQTMGKAYEFLGKELSYPVFSVVVGDTTRYADLRITQVNLNKYAFLKNRFPLELFLTLQGDENAKSRLTVRMDGRTVYTEAVNLSPENNSQKISTTLDADRVGLRRIDISVDSIAGERNTLNNRRRIPIEVIDEKTRVGLVSAVLHPDLGTLVKAIESNDQRSVTLLDPGASVEELELYDVFILYQPTPAFQSVYDFVREAGINTFTLTGPATDWRYLNRMQKGLEISNSNQTEEILPVLNRGFGLFDLGDFSVEDFPPLLGSLGEILITRPYESIIDQQIRGVTLEDPLLPVITYDNQRHAYLFGENIWKWRVQTYRNDQNFDNFDNFINKLILYLTSDGKRDRLSLDYEQLYNVVTEKKIKASFTDETYVFKKDATLNLRIKGADGDFSSEQTMLLNGNQYEASLGNLSEGDYTFTVTVEGENLQKEGRFTIEEFNVEQLYVSSNSDQLRQLSEGSGGELYFPDRLENLVGQLLNNSAYAPTQKSVENVVSLIDFKIMFALIILAFSSEWFIRKYNGLI; from the coding sequence ATGCAAACAGCAACCATTCTGGGCGTGCTGCTTGCAGCATTATTAACCCTGCTGCTAGTACTCTGGCAGTATTTTTATAAGGCTAAGTACAAAGGCCGACTACGCTGGGTTTTAGCGACTCTTCGTTTTATTTCAATTTTTGGGCTACTGATACTTTTGCTCAATCCCAAAATATCGAATGTATTTCTGCAATCTGAAAAACAAAATCTCATTATTCTTATAGACGATTCCCAATCCATGAAAACCGGAGACGGGACGCAGCAGGCAATGGAACTGTCCAGGGGCATCATGGACGATGAGGCCCTGTCTGAAAGATTTACGGTCAGGAATTACACTTTTGGAAGGGATCTCCGCAGTACAGACAGTCTTTCATTTGCCTCAGCGGTGACAGACATTTCCGGCGCGCTTACTTCAGTCGATAATATTTTCGGACGTGAGGAGTCTCTCGCTATTTTGATCACTGATGGCAATCAGACCATGGGCAAGGCTTACGAATTCCTGGGCAAAGAACTCAGTTATCCTGTTTTCTCAGTTGTGGTTGGCGATACTACCCGCTATGCCGATCTGAGAATCACTCAGGTTAATCTGAACAAGTATGCGTTCTTAAAGAACAGATTTCCCCTGGAATTGTTCCTAACGCTTCAGGGGGATGAAAATGCTAAGAGCAGATTAACTGTCCGGATGGATGGAAGGACAGTCTATACTGAAGCCGTCAACCTTAGTCCGGAAAATAATTCTCAAAAGATCAGTACTACCCTGGACGCTGATAGGGTAGGGCTGCGGAGGATAGATATTTCTGTTGACTCCATAGCCGGTGAACGAAATACACTCAATAACCGCAGACGTATCCCTATAGAGGTTATCGACGAGAAAACCAGGGTTGGACTGGTTTCAGCGGTTTTACATCCCGATCTGGGAACTCTGGTTAAAGCGATAGAGAGCAATGATCAAAGGAGTGTGACCTTGCTCGATCCAGGGGCTTCTGTTGAAGAATTGGAATTGTATGACGTCTTTATTTTATATCAACCAACTCCGGCATTTCAATCGGTATATGACTTTGTGAGGGAGGCCGGAATAAATACATTTACGCTAACAGGACCTGCAACAGACTGGAGGTACCTCAATAGAATGCAAAAGGGGTTGGAGATTAGTAATTCAAACCAGACCGAAGAAATCCTTCCCGTTCTCAATCGGGGGTTTGGCTTATTCGATCTGGGAGATTTCTCTGTGGAAGATTTTCCTCCTCTCCTTGGAAGCCTGGGAGAAATTTTAATCACGCGCCCATACGAAAGTATCATCGATCAGCAAATCAGGGGCGTTACGCTGGAAGATCCGTTACTACCGGTAATTACTTATGATAATCAAAGGCATGCTTACCTCTTTGGAGAAAATATCTGGAAATGGAGAGTACAGACTTACAGGAATGATCAGAATTTTGACAATTTTGACAATTTTATCAATAAGCTCATATTGTATCTTACCTCTGATGGGAAGAGAGATCGACTCTCATTAGACTACGAGCAATTGTACAATGTGGTAACGGAGAAAAAAATAAAAGCCTCTTTCACTGACGAGACCTATGTCTTTAAGAAGGATGCCACTCTAAATTTAAGGATCAAGGGAGCAGATGGTGATTTTAGCAGCGAACAGACGATGCTGCTAAATGGTAATCAGTACGAGGCCTCACTGGGTAACCTGTCTGAAGGAGATTATACTTTTACCGTCACTGTAGAAGGTGAAAACCTGCAAAAAGAAGGCCGTTTTACCATTGAGGAATTTAATGTAGAGCAGTTGTATGTTTCCAGTAATTCAGATCAACTAAGACAATTATCTGAAGGGAGTGGGGGCGAGCTTTACTTCCCGGATCGGCTTGAAAATTTAGTTGGGCAGCTCTTAAATAATTCTGCCTATGCGCCAACACAGAAAAGCGTTGAAAATGTCGTATCTTTGATCGATTTTAAAATCATGTTCGCTTTAATCATTCTGGCTTTTTCTTCAGAATGGTTTATCAGAAAATATAATGGATTAATTTAA
- the fabG gene encoding 3-oxoacyl-[acyl-carrier-protein] reductase, translating into MKLLEGKNVIITGASRGIGTGIAKIFANHGANVAFTYSSSEGPAAELEKELTAMGVKAKAYKSNAANFKECESLIASVLEDFGGIDVLINNAGITKDNLLMRMSEEDFDAVIEINLKSVFNMTKAVQRTLLKQRHGSIINMSSVVGVKGNAGQTNYAASKAGIIGFTKSVALELGSRNIRCNAIAPGFIETEMTGKLDEKTVQSWRDAIPLKRGGSPEDVANACLFLASDLSAYVTGQVLHVDGGMLT; encoded by the coding sequence ATGAAATTGTTAGAAGGAAAAAATGTCATCATCACCGGGGCTAGTCGGGGAATCGGTACGGGCATAGCCAAGATATTCGCTAATCACGGCGCCAACGTAGCGTTTACCTATAGTTCCAGTGAGGGTCCTGCTGCTGAGTTGGAAAAGGAACTTACAGCCATGGGGGTAAAGGCCAAAGCTTATAAAAGTAACGCGGCGAATTTTAAGGAATGTGAAAGCCTGATTGCTTCAGTACTTGAGGATTTTGGAGGGATCGATGTACTGATCAACAACGCAGGCATTACTAAAGACAACCTGCTGATGCGGATGAGTGAAGAAGATTTTGACGCTGTGATCGAAATCAACTTAAAATCCGTCTTCAATATGACTAAAGCTGTTCAGCGTACCTTGTTAAAACAACGCCATGGCTCTATCATCAACATGAGTAGCGTAGTTGGGGTAAAAGGAAATGCCGGGCAGACCAATTACGCCGCTTCAAAAGCAGGTATCATAGGGTTTACCAAATCTGTTGCCCTCGAATTGGGTTCGCGGAATATCCGATGCAACGCCATAGCTCCCGGATTTATCGAAACCGAAATGACGGGGAAGCTCGATGAAAAGACGGTACAGAGCTGGAGAGACGCCATTCCGCTGAAAAGGGGAGGCTCGCCTGAAGACGTGGCCAATGCATGTTTGTTCCTCGCATCAGACTTGTCGGCCTATGTCACCGGACAGGTGCTTCACGTAGATGGGGGAATGCTCACATAG